In the genome of Sphingobium yanoikuyae, the window ACAACAAAATGCCAAGTGGCAAATCGTTACGATGGTTCCCAATGGCAGTTTCGGCCCCGACCTCGCATGGCGGCATAGGAAGATACTTAGGCATCTGAGGGTGCAAGCTATGGAGGAACATCCTCGCGCTTCGCTGTTCGAAAGTCGCCATACGCGAAAATGGCTTGTTTGAGCTGGTCCGGAATTGCCAACGTTGCGCTAGAACGGCGCGATTTGCTCTGGACGCTCACGATCATCGTGACGATGGGGCTGGTGCTTGGTCAAAGCCAGACGATGAAGACCGCATGGATCGAGGACACGCTGGGGCTCGTCCCGCCTGTCATGTTCCTGATCGCCGCGCATATGGAACGCCACGCCCATCGCTCGCGCCGTTTTCCCTTCGGGTTCGAGCGCGTCAACGGTCTAGGATTTTTCGTCGCAGCGGTTGCGCTGACGGCAGTTGGCGCGCTTCTGCTCTACAATGCGCTGATGGCGCTTGGCGCGGCGGAACATGCAAGCGTCGGCTCGATCGCCATTCTGGGCCAGGATATCTGGCTAGGCTGGCTAATGATCGCCGCCCAGATCTATTCGCTGATCCCGCCACTCTTTATCGGCCGGAAGGAACTGCCGCTGGCGCAGGCGCTCAACGACAAACTGCTGCATACCGATGCGCTCATGAACAAGGCGAACTGGTTGACCGGGGCGGCCGGACTCGCGGGCATCATCGGTCTCGGGCTTGGCTGGTGGTGGGCCGACTCTGTGGCGGCCGCCATCATTTCGCTTGACGTCCTCAATGACGGGATCAAGGCGCTGCGATCGTCCACGGCCGAACTGGTCGATGGTGCGCCAAGGGCGCTTTCCAGCACGGATCTTTCGGACGATGCGCAAAATCTCTGTGATCGGCTCAAGGCGGAGTTTCCCGGTGGTACGATCCGCCTGCGTGAGACCGGTCGCCTCATCCGGGCCGAAGTCCATGACACGCCCCCCCCGCGCAATGCCGTCATCCGCGATATTACTGGCCAGAGGGCGAGGACAGAGCGTGGCGGCTGGCTCAGGTGAGCTTCATCCCGCCCGTAGAGCGCGAGGACCGGAACTAGACCGGTGGCTTCTGCTGCACGGCATCAGCCTGCTTTTCCGGTCGGATGTAGATGGAGGTCAGATCGG includes:
- a CDS encoding cation transporter is translated as MLWTLTIIVTMGLVLGQSQTMKTAWIEDTLGLVPPVMFLIAAHMERHAHRSRRFPFGFERVNGLGFFVAAVALTAVGALLLYNALMALGAAEHASVGSIAILGQDIWLGWLMIAAQIYSLIPPLFIGRKELPLAQALNDKLLHTDALMNKANWLTGAAGLAGIIGLGLGWWWADSVAAAIISLDVLNDGIKALRSSTAELVDGAPRALSSTDLSDDAQNLCDRLKAEFPGGTIRLRETGRLIRAEVHDTPPPRNAVIRDITGQRARTERGGWLR